The following is a genomic window from Streptomyces chrestomyceticus JCM 4735.
AACCTCACCGACCCCACGGGTGGCGATGCGATGGACCGCATCATCAATGGGTTGAGCAAGGTGGCCCCGAAGGCCTAGGAGGTGCTCGACGGTCATCCGTCGTCCGTCCGTCGATCGCTCGATGTGAGGGCAGGAGCGCATACCTGCTCTCGCCTAGGGCGGGTGGGCGTAGCGTGGATGCTCCGGGGAGCGTGGTGCCCCGGGTAGCGCGCGATGAAGGAGGTGCGGAGTGTCCGAGCCCGCAGGTTACGGTGCGGAGGGGGCTGCGCGCGCCCCGAGACCCGACCGGAGCCCCGACGCGTTGCGGCTGGCACTGGCCCGCCTCGCGCCGCACCGGCTGCCCGAGATGGAGCAGCAGAAGAACGAAGCCTTCGAACTCGCCGCCAAGTCGGAGAGCCTCGGCCCGATCCGAGGGTGGCTGACCGTATGGGCCGGCGAGATCGAGATCGAGCGGCGCCCCGACCTGCTGTCCCGACGCCGCGCCGCCGAACACTCCCTCCAGACACTCGATCACGACGATCCGGGGTGGAGCGCGGCGCGGGACGAGCTGGTGGCTGTGTTGCGAGAGGCTCGCGAGGCGGCTGGGTGAGCCGCGCGGGGGCGTGGGCCGCTGTGCGGACGTTCCCGCTGCATCGAACGGTGTAGTCGTTTCTCGTCGTCGCGGACGAAGAATCGGGATCTCCCCGACCTGATCATGGTGTGAAAGAGAGCACCGGGGGAGGGCGGCGACGTGACGGAGACACAGACGCGGACGCGGGGGAATCCACCGGGTACGGCGGTTACGGCCACGTCGGTTTCGGGCGGGGTGGGGCAGGCCGGGCGCTTGCCGTTGCTGGACGTGCTGCGCGGGGTGGCGATCCTCGGGACGCTGATGACCAACGTCTGGATCTTCGCGGCGCCGGGCGCGGAGTGGGGCGTGCTGAACGGGAACGTCACCTCGGCGTCGTTCGGCGGGTCATGGGCAGGGACCGTGGAAGGCGTCTTCCGGTTTCTCGCGGACGGCAAGTTCCTCTCGATGCTGACGATCCTCTTCGGCGTCGGCCTGGCCATCCAGTTCGGCTCCGCCGCGAAGCGCGGCCGCCCGTGGCCCGGCCGGTACAAGGGGCGCGCCCTGTTCCTCTTCGTCGAGGGCACCGTGCACTTCGTGCTCGTCTTCGCGTGGGACGTACTGATGGGGTACGCGGTCGTGGCCCTCCTGGTGGCCTGGCAACTGACGCGAACGGCGCGCACGCAGCGGGTGCTGATGTGGGTGGCGGGCGGGGTGCACGGGCTGATGCTGGGGTTGCTGACGCTGGCCGCCGTGGCCGGACGCGGAAGCAACGCGGACGCCGGGAGCGCGCCAATCAGTGGCATCAACCCGCGAGTTGTCGACCTGTACGCGAACGGAAGTTACCTGGACCAGATCGCCTTCCGTCTCCAGAACGCGATCGCGCTGCGCTTGGAACCCGTCATCTCCTTCGCCCTGCTCGTCCTCCTCTTCCACCTCGGTGTACGGCTGTACCGGGCGGGCGCCTTCCGTCCGGACGCGCACGGGCGGCGCATCCGGCGCCGTATGTGCGGCTGGGGCCTGGGCCTCGGCATCCCGCTCAACGTGGCCGCGGTGGCGGCCGGCCCCGGCCTGGCCATGGTGGCCCGGTACGGCGCCGCCCCCGTCGTCGCCGTCGGTTACATCGGCCTCATCGGCCTGATCGTCGACCGCGTCCGCCGGCCGGGCCCGCTGACCGCCGGACTCACCGCGGTCGGCCGTACGGCGCTGTCCTGCTACGTCCTCCAGAACGTGCTGTGCGTCCTGGCCTGTTACGGCCTCGGCCTCGGCCTGGCCGCACGGTGGGCGGACCACGGTCCATGGTGGGTGCTGGGCCTGTGGGCGACGGTGTGCGCCGTACTGGTCAGCGGGGCAGGGCTCTGGTTGCGCCGTTTCGAGCACGGGCCGCTGGAGTCCGTCCAGAAGCGGCTGCTCCGGTCCTGAGACGGGTGGGCGCCTGGACATTGCGCAGTGCGGACGGCCGGGGCGCCGCCGCCGTCCAGGTGTCGGCCGTACGGCAACGGGGGCAGCGGACCAAGGACGTGGATGGGGCCGGGGCCGAAGCCTCGGGCGGGGGCGCGAAGGGGCGCCCGCAGAGCTGGCACTCCTGGACGGTGCCGCGCACGCTCCTCGGCTCCTCGGCGGGCCGGAGGGGCAGGGGCGGCGGCAGCCACTCGGTCAGCCGGTGCTCCAGTAACGAGGCCGCCCGGAAGATGACGCCGTCGGGGAGGTCCGAGACGAGCGTACGGGCGACGTGCGCCGCCGGTACGCCACGGTCGAGCCAGGCCGAGACGGCCGGGACCAGGCGGTGCACATCCCGTACGGAGAGCGTCAGCCGCGCGTCGGCGAGCCGCAGGCCGCTGAGGAGGTCGGCGGCCGGGGAGGGGACGAGGTCCGGGGGTGCGGAACGTACGCGTACTCGCGGTGTCCGAGCCCTCTCGGTCACGACCGGCACCTCGAACGCCTCGGGCGCCACGGGGGCCCCAGACCTCTCAGACACCTCGGGAGCAGCGGCTGCCTCCGCTGGCCCTGATGCCTCTGCCGCCGCTGTCTGCGCGGGCTCGGGGGTGCCCACAGGCTGTGGGCGGGGCGTCGGCGCGGGCGCGAGTGGGGGCGGCGACGGCGGGGGCGGTGGTGGTGACGGCGGACGCTGCCGCCGCGGCGGAGGCGGCGGCGTGGTCGGCAGCCGCCGGTCATCCGGGTGCTCGTAGTACGTGGTTCGGGTGACGATGCGCTGGCCCTCGATGCGCAGCCGCTCCCGGACCAGATAGCCCGCGGCCTCCAGCTCCCGGAGGGCTTGCGCGATCTTGTACTCCGACTCCCCGTACTTGTCGGCGAGCGCCCGGATGCTGACGGGGGCGCCGTCGGCGACGGCCTGGATGCGTACGGCGTAGCCCACGGCGCTTGAGGAGATCGAGGTGTTGAGCGCCAAGTGGTTGCCGACCACCGTGAAGCGGGTCGTGTGGTTGTGCCGCACGTGGATCACGCCGGAGAACGGCGGAATCACTGTGGCGGTGTGGACGAGCGCGTTAGACTCAAGTCGAGTCATGGGGAAGGTTCCGACTTCCTCTTGTGGATCATGGGGAACTCTCTTTTCCTCTTGATCAGGCCCTCGGCACATGGGATGGCAGTCCCGCCGGGGGCCGTTTTTTTGGGTTTGTGGCGCGAACGTACATCCTCCGGGCCCCCGTAAGCGAGCGCGTCACCTGATCAGGTGACAAACGGAAAAAGGGGACAGGGAGGGGAGGTTGGTTCAGTTCTTCCCCGGTTCTTTTCAAGACCTCGGGGCGCGCCGCGTCCTGGCTCACCGGGTCGTGGAAACCCGCGACCCGGTGAGCCCGCCACCAGTGCGGCCAACTCCCCGGGCGATGGAGGCCGGGGGACCGGACCGCGAGCGAATGAGGGCAGCGGTTATGGCTTCAGGGGTTCGTGCCCCATGAAGGTGTTGCGGGCCATTACCGGTACGGACCGTACGTATTGGCGGCCGTTCACGACCCTGCGTTCTGCGGAGCGGCGGCGGGGGCCGTTGAGGAGTTGGGAGCCGGCGGGGCAGGGGACTGTGGCGTAGATGCGGTTCATCTCGCCCTGGATCTGGGCACGGCGCTGGGAGGTGGTTCGGGAGCGGTGGGACTCTTCGTACAGGGGGCGGATCCGGCGCTGGGCGGCGCGGCTTTTCGGGGTGTGGAACTGGAGTTCGTACGGGTGGCCTGAATTGTTGGCGCGCCAGGCGGAGTTGATGGCCTTGTAGCCGCGGGGGCGGGCCCAGGTGTTGGACCAGCGGAGGTTCGCGTTCTTCCACCCGGCCAGCAGCTTGGTGGTGTCCTGGACGCCCTTGACGTAGGAGCGGTCCGGCCACTGGAGGATGTAGCGGACGGAATTGTTGATTCTGGCGAGGGCGTCTTCCGCGGTCATGGTGGGATCGCCCTGCATGGTGCGGGCCACCGCGCGCTTGACCGATTCGGGTTTTCTCAGCCGTTCGTCGAAGCTGACCACGGTGGCGTTGGTCCGGCGGGCGATGCTGCGGACCTGGGGGCTGATGGTCCGTTCGGCCTTTCTGGCACGGGCCAGGAAGACATTGACCTTACGCAGGTCGGCGGCGTCGATGTAGAGCCCCTCGGAACGCCAGCCGTGGTCCTGCTTCAATTGCTTCCGCTGGGCCGGGGGCTTCTTGGCCGGGGGCCGCTTGGCCGGTGGGCGCTTCCTCGGGGGCCGCTGGGTGGTCGGCTTCTGCGCGGAAGGCTTCTTCGCGGCGGGCTGTTCCCTGGCCGGCTTCTTCGCTGCGGGCTTCCGGGGGGTGGTCTGGCAGGAGTCGGCGGGCTTCGGCTTGGGCCTCGGCGGGCGGCAGGCCGCCGTCGGCGCCTGGGGGGACTGCTTCCGTGCGGCCTGTTTCTCGGCCGCCTGCTTCCGCGCTGCCTGCTTCTTCGCGGCTTGCTTCCGTGCCGCCTGCTTGTCCGCCGCCTGTTTCCGTGCGGCCTGTTTCCGCGCGGCGGCCTGCTTGTCACTGGCCTGCTTCTTGGCAGCGGTTTTTTTGGGAGCCTGCTTCTTGGCCGCTTGCTTCTTCGCGGGCTGCTTCTTCGCGGGTGGCACGGGACAGGTATTGGCGGGCGTCTGTCGGGGCTCGGCCGGCGGGCAGTCCGGCTCGGCGGCGGCGGCCGGTCCCAGGCTGAGAGTGGAGGCAAGTGCGGCGGCCGTCACCGTCCAGGCGACGGCCCGAAAAGTATGGGCACGGTGGATTCTCATCTAAGTAAGTGCTTCCTCTCGTCAGCCGCTGTCCGATGCCACGGAAATGAGGTGCGGGCATTACGGAGCGGAAGGGATGAGTACGGCGAGAGGTACAACTGAGACAGAGTCGTTACGGTAGTTGTGCCGAACGGGCGTCTCTTCATCGAATGGACGATGGCGACTGATCCGATGATCGGCCATCAAATGGGGCGCGGCGTCACTTTGCTCGCGCAACGCACGAGGGCCGCCGTTCCCGAGCGGTGGGAACGGCGGCCCTCGGCCGTGCGTGGGGGTGTCCTACAGGACGCGGACCGCGCCGGTCGGCTGGCTGTAGCTCAGCGGCCGCTCGACGATGCCGGTGCTGGAGTTCTGGGCACCGATGAAGTTGCCGTTACCGACGTAGACGCCGACGTGGTACGCACTGCCCGCGCTGCCCCAGTACAGGATGTCGCCGACCTGGAGGTTGTCCAGGCCCACCTGGGTGCCGGCGGTGGACTGCGGCTGCGAGGTGCGCGGCAGGTCGATGCCGATGGTGCGGTAGGCGGCCTGCACCAGGCTGGAGCAGTCGTACGCGGACGGGCCGGAGGCGCCGAGCACGTAGGACTTGCCGAGCTGGGCGCGGAGGAAGCCGACCAGGGAGCTGGTGCTGCCGGTCGCGCCGGTGACGGGGGCGTCGTCGGACGTGGCGGCCAGGGAGCGCAGCGAGGTGCGCTCGGAGGAGCGGGAGGCGCGCTGCTGCTGCTGTTCGGCCTTCTTCTTCTCCTCGGCCTTGCGGGCCTCTTCGGCCTTCTTCTCGGCCGCGGCCTTCTTGTCGGCCTCTTCCTTCGCCTTGGTGGCGGCCTCGGTGGCCTCGGCGGCGGCGGTGTCCTGCGCGGCCTGGCGCTCGTAGTCCAGCGCCATCTGCTGGGCGGTGTCCGCGCTCTTGGCCAGGCTGGTGGCCAGTGCCGACGTGATGGTCGGCATCTCCTGGGTCTCGGAGACGGGCTTCTCCGCGGCACCGGCCGGCATGCTCGCGCCGGTCACCGCCAGGGTGATGATGCCACCGGTGACCCCTGCGCGCAGTGCCCGCGAGGACGCGGAACGGCGGGGCTTCCGGTGGCTGGGTATGACTGCGTTCGGGGACATGGCACCACGGCTATCAGGAGCCACAGGTTGCTGCCAACAAAGGTGGCGTGCGCCACACTTGACGCGTACGCGATGAATAAAAGGGACTTTTCGCCGGTCGGCGAGCGGGCGGCGGCCTGTCCGGATTTCGTGATCATGTTCCTGTGCATGGCGTTTACGGGCCGATGCGCGCTCCGGGGCCACTTATCACCTACTGATCCGCCACGCCAAGGCTTCCCGAGGGTCAAGCGTTCAAGACAGCAAGCCGCGTGGGGTAGCTCACTCGTGAGTGCCCGTTATGTTCCCGTGATGCGGGTGTGGCGGGAGCGCTCGTGAACGCGAGCACGTACCGATGATCACGGGACGGTCACGACGGTCTCGGGACGGTCACGGTGGAGGGTGCCCCGCCCTCCGCCCCGGTGGCCCGCCGCGCGCTAGCAGTTGGCTGCGTCCAGCGCCAATTTGCTTGAATCCCCCACCTCTTGATAGTGGCAACCCCACGCTGACCAGCGGCAACGCCGGAAAAAGTCACCACCGGTGATCATCCGCGCGCTTGCCGTACGAAGATCGACGCTCATCGGACGAGATGACCGGGCGTCAGGTGGTGGAGATCACAAAGGTGTTGTCGCACCCCGTGTCGCAGATCACAGACCACCGGGCATAAGATGCAGGCGGCTCGGGCTTGTGAACTGCCTCACATAGGCGCGATCTTCGTGGGGCCGGTGAGCAGGGCCGGGCGGACCGCCATCCAGTCATCGTCGACTGAAGGGAGCGGGGACGGTGAACGCTTACGCGCCCATCCTCGTACTGGGAGCCCTCGGGGCAGGCTTTGCGATCTTCTCTGTCGTGATGGCCACGCTCGTCGGACCCAAGCGCTACAACCGGGCGAAGCTAGAGGCGTACGAATGCGGAATCGAGCCGACGCCACAGCCGGCCGGCGGCGGTCGATTTCCGATCAAGTACTACCTCACGGCGATGCTCTTCATCATTTTCGACATCGAGATCGTCTTCCTCTACCCCTGGGCCGTCACCTTCGACGCGCTCGGGCTTTTCGGGCTCGTGGAGATGCTCCTCTTCGCGCTCACCGTCTTCGTCGCCTACGCCTACGTATGGCGTCGTGGCGGCCTGGAATGGGACTAGGGGCCACCAATGGGACTTGAAGAGAAGCTGCCGAGCGGCTTTCTGCTTTCCACCGTCGAACAGGCCGCGGGCTGGGTGCGCAAGTCATCGGTCTTCCCCGCCACCTTCGGCCTCGCCTGCTGCGCCATCGAGATGATGACGACCGGCGCCGGGCGCTACGACCTCGCCCGCTTCGGCATGGAGGTCTTCCGCGGGTCGCCGCGCCAGGCCGATCTGATGATCGTGGCGGGCCGGGTGAGCCAGAAGATGGCGCCCGTGCTGCGGCAGGTGTACGACCAGATGCCGAACCCGAAATGGGTCATCTCGATGGGCGTCTGCGCCTCGTCGGGCGGGATGTTCAACAACTACGCGATCGTCCAGGGCGTCGACCACATCGTCCCGGTGGACATCTATCTGCCCGGCTGCCCGCCGCGTCCGGAAATGCTGATGGACGCCATTCTCAAGCTGCACCAGAAGATCCAGGGCACCAAGCTCGGGGTCAACCAGCAGCAGGCGGCCCGCGAGGCGGAGGAAGCGGCGCTCAAGGCGCTCCCGACGATCGAGATGAAGGGGCTGCTGCGGTGAGCGACGGCACCAAGGGGACCGGCGGCACCAACGGGACCCCCGGGAACGGTGACACCAACGGCACTGGCGGTGTCAACGGGAACGGCGGGACCGGAGCGGCCAAGGGGCCCGACGGAGTCAACCCCGACCAGGACCTGAACGCGCAGAACCTCCCCGGCCAGCGCGGCGACCACGGCGAGGTCATCGGCACCCGCCGCGGCATGTTCGGCGCGAGCGGCGGCGGCGACACCTCCGGGTACGGCGGCCTCGTCCGGTCCGTACGGATGCCGGGCGCCACGCGGCGGCCGTACGGCGGCTGGTTCGACGAGGTGGCGGACGAGCTCGAAGGCGCGCTGGACGAACAGGGGCTGATCCCCGAGAACGTCATCGAGAAGACCGTCGTCGACCGCGGCGAGCTGACCTTCCACATCGAGCGGGAGTATCTGCCGGCCGTCGCCAAGACCCTCCGCGACGACCCCGCGCTCCGCTTCGAGCTGTGCACCGGCGTCAGCGGGGTGCACTTCCCCGAGGACAAGGGCCGCGAGCTGCACGCCGTCTACCACCTGCGCTCGATCACCCACAACCGGCTGATCCGGCTGGAGGTGTCCGCGCCGGACGCCGACCCGCACGTGCCGTCCCTCGTGGGCGTCTACCCGACCAACGACTGGCACGAGCGCGAGGCGTACGACTTCTTCGGACTGATCTTCGACGGCCACCCGGCGCTCACCCGGATCATGATGCCGGACGACTGGCAGGGCTTCCCGCAGCGCAAGGACTACCCGCTCGGCGGCATCCCCGTCGAGTACAAGGGCGCCCAGATCCCGGCTCCCGACCAGCGGAGGTCGTACACCTGATGTCCACCAGCCATGCGACCCCTCGGGAGACGACCGAGGGCACCGTCTACACGGTCACCGGCGGCGACTGGGACGAGATCGCGGCCGCCGCGGCCCGCGCCGACGACGAGCGGATCGTCGTCAACATGGGCCCCCAGCACCCCTCCACGCACGGCGTGCTGCGGCTGATCCTGGAGATCGACGGCGAGACCGTCACCGAGGCCCGCTGCGGCATCGGCTATCTGCACACCGGCATCGAGAAGAACCTCGAATTCCGTACGTGGACGCAGGGCACCACCTTCGTGACCCGGATGGACTACCTCACGCCGTTCTTCAACGAGACGGCGTACTGCCTGGCCGTGGAGAAGCTGCTCGGCATCACCGACGACATCCCGGACCGGGCCTCCGTCATCCGCGTGATGCTGATGGAGCTCAACCGGCTCTCCTCCCACCTGGTGGCCATCGCCACCGGCGGCATGGAGCTGGGCGCCACCACCATCATGATCTACGGGTTCCGGGACCGGGAACTGATCCTGGACATCTACGAGCTGATCACCGGCCTGCGGATGAACCACGCGTACATCCGGCCCGGCGGGCTCGCCCAGGACCTGCCGCCGGGCGCGGTGGACCAGGTGCGCGAGTTCGTGAAGAAGATGCGCAAGAACCTGGGCGAGTACGACAAGCTCGCCACCGGCAACCCGGTCTTCAAGGGCCGGATGCAGGACATCGGCTACCTCGACCTGGCCGGCTGTCTGGCCACCGGCGCCACCGGACCGGTGCTGCGCTCCGCCGGACTCCCGCACGACCTGCGCAAGACCCAGCCGTACTGCGGCTACGAGCACTACGACTTCGAGGTGCCGACCGCCGACACCTGCGACTCCTACGGGCGCTTCCTGATCCGCCTGGAGGAGATGCGCCAGTCGCTGCGCATCGTCGAACAGTGCCTGGACCGGCTGGCGCCCGGCCCGGTGATGGTCGCCGACAAGAAGATCGCCTGGCCCGCCCAGTTGGCCATGGGCCCGGACGGGCTCGGCAACTCGCTGGACCACATCAAGAAGATCATGGGGACCTCGATGGAGGCCCTGATCCACCACTTCAAGCTGGTGACGGAGGGCTTCCGGGTGCCGCCCGGCCAGGCGTACGCGGCCGTCGAGTCGCCCAAGGGCGAGCTGGGCGTGCACGCCGTCAGCGACGGCGGGACCCGCCCCTACCGGGTGCACTTCCGCGACCCGTCCTTCACCAACCTCCAGGCCATGGCGGCGATGTGCGAGGGCGGCCAGGTGGCCGACGTCATCGTCGCCGTCGCGTCCATCGACCCCGTGATGGGAGGCGTCGACCGGTGACAGACGTCAGTTTGGGGATGCCGCAGCTCCCCGCCCCCGACTATCCCGCCGAGGTCAGGGCCCGGCTCGAAGCGGACGCGAAGGAGGTGATCGCCCGCTACCCGGGCTCGCGCTCCGCGCTGCTGCCGCTGCTGCACCTCGTCCAGGCGGAGGAGGGGCACGTCACCCGTACCGGCGTCCGCTTCTGCGCCGAGATGCTGGACCTGACGACGGCGGAGGTCACGGCGGTCGCCACCTTCTACTCCATGTACCGGCGCGGGCCCGGCGGCGACTACCAGGTGGGGGTGTGCACCAACACCCTGTGCGCGGTGATGGGCGGCGACGCGATCTTCGAGACGCTGCAGAAACACCTGGGCGTCGGCAACGGCGGGACGACCGAGGACGGCAAGGTCACGCTGGAGCACATCGAGTGCAACGCGGCCTGCGACTTCGCGCCCGTCGTGATGGTCAACTGGGAGTTCTTCGACAACCAGACGCCGGACAGCGCCAAGCGGCTCGTGGACGACCTGCGAGCGGGCCGGGCCGTCGCGCCGACCCGGGGCGCGCCGCTGTGCACGTACAAGGAAACGGCCCGCATCCTCGCCGGGTTCCCGGATCAGCGGCCGGGCGCGGTCGAGGCCACCGGCGGTGCCGGGCCCGCCTCGCTGGTGGGGCTGCGGCTGGCCAAGGGCGAGGCCGTGCCGGGCGCGGGCCAGGCCGCCGACCATGTCGTACCGCAGCGGGGCGCGGACCCCACCGAAGCCGAGGGCGAGCACGCCGGCCGGGCCCCGGGCGAGGCCCCGGCCACCCACCCCAGCTCGCACGACGCACCGCGCGACACCTCGGCCTCCGACCCTTCGCACCCGGCCGGGCCGACCGCCGAGGAGGGGGAGTGATGACCGTGGCTGCCGAGGTCAGCAAGGCCAACCCGGAGAAGCTGCTCGCACCCGTACTGTCCGCCTTCTGGGACCAGCCGGACTCCTGGACGCTGGAAACCTACCTCCGGCACGAGGGCTACGCGGGCATGCGCAAGGCCCTCGCGATGCCGCCGGACGACGTGATCGCATACGTCAAGGACGCCGGACTGCGCGGCCGCGGCGGCGCCGGCTTCCCCACCGGGATGAAGTGGCAGTTCATCCCGCAGGGCGACGGCAAGCCGCACTACCTCGTCGTCAACGCCGACGAGTCCGAGCCGGGCACCTGCAAGGACATCCCGCTGCTCTTCGCCAATCCGCACTCCTTGATCGAGGGCATCGTCATCGCGTGTCACGCGATCCGGTCGAACCACGCCTTCATCTACCTGCGCGGTGAAGTCGTGCCCGTACTGCGGCGGTTGCACGAGGCCGTCCGGGAGGCGTACGACGCGGGCTACCTCGGCCGCGACATCCTCGGCTCGGGCCTGGACCTGGACGTCGTCGTGCACGCGGGCGCCGGCGCGTACATCTGCGGCGAGGAGACCGCGCTGCTGGACTCCCTGGAGGGCCGTCGCGGACAGCCCCGGCTGCGTCCTCCCTTCCCGGCGGTGGCGGGCCTGTACGCCTGCCCCACTGTCGTCAACAACGTCGAGTCCATCGCGTCGGTTCCCGCCATCATGAACAAGGGCAAGGACTGGTTCAGGACCATGGGCAGCGAGAAGTCCCCGGGCTTCACGCTGTACTCGCTCAGCGGCCACGTCACCAACCCCGGCCAGTACGAAGCCCCGCTGGGCATCACCCTGCGCCAACTGCTCGACATGAGCGGCGGCATCCGGCCGGGCCACCGCCTCAAGTTCTGGACGCCCGGCGGCTCCTCCACCCCGATGTTCACCGACGAGCACCTCGACGTGCCGCTGGACTACGAAGGCGTCGGCGCCGCCGGTTCGATGCTCGGCACCAAGGCGCTCCAGTGCTTCGACGAGACCACCTGCGTCGTACGGGCCGTCACCCGCTGGACGGAGTTCTACGCGCACGAGTCCTGCGGCAAGTGCACCCCCTGCCGCGAAGGCACCTACTGGCTCGTCCAGTTGCTGCGCGACATCGAGGCGGGCAAGGGCCGCATGAGCGACCTCGACAAGCTCCACGACATCGCCGACAACATCAACGGCAAGTCCTTCTGCGCGCTGGGTGACGGTGCCGCTTCACCGATCTTCTCCTCGCTGCAGTACTTCCGCCCGGAGTACGAGCAGCACATCACCGGCAAGGGCTGCCCCTTCGACCCCGCCAGGTCGACCGCCTGGGCCGACACCGACGCTCACCTGGGGGTGAACGCATGACCGTCACCAGCGACGCCCCCGCCGGGGCCGGCGGGGCGGCCGTACCGCCCGAAGACCTCGTCACGCTGACGATCGACGGCATCGAGATCTCCGTACCCAAGGGGACGCTGGTCATCCGGGCCGCCGAACTCCTCGGCATCGAGATCCCGCGCTTCTGCGACCACCCGCTGCTGGACCCGGCCGGCGCCTGCCGCCAGTGCATCGTGGAGGTGGAGGGCCAGCGCAAGCCGATGGCCTCCTGCACCATCACCTGCACCGACGGCATGGTGGTCAAGTCGCAACTCACCTCGCCCGTCGCCGAGAAGGCGCAGCGCGGCGTGATGGAACTGCTGCTGATCAACCACCCGCTGGACTGCCCGGTCTGCGACAAGGGCGGCGAGTGCCCGCTGCAGAACCAGGCGATGTCCGCCGGGCAGGCCGACACCCGCTTCGAGGGCAAGAAGCGCACCTTCGAGAAGCCGGTGCCGATCTCCAAGCAGGTGCTGCTGGACCGCGAGCGGTGCGTGCTGTGTGCGCGTTGCACCCGCTTCTCCAACCAGGTCGCGGGCGACCCGATGATCGAACTGATCGAGCGGGGCGCGCTCCAGCAGGTCGGTACGGGCGAAGGCGACCCGTTCCAGTCGTACTTCTCCGGCAACACCATCCAGATCTGCCCGGTCGGCGCGCTGACCTCGGCCGCGTACCGCTTCCGGTCGCGCCCCTTCGACCTGGTGTCCTCGCCGAGCGTCTGCGAGCACTGCGCGGGCGGCTGCGCGACCCGTACGGACCACCGGCGCGGCAAGGTCATGCGGCGGCTGGCCGCCGAGGACCCCGAGGTCAACGAGGAGTGGATCTGCGACAAGGGGCGCTTCGCCTTCCGGTACGCGCAGCAGCGCGACCGGCTGGAGCACCCGATGGTGCGGGACGCGGAGACCGGCGAACTGGTCACGGCGAGCTGGCCGGAGGCCCTGGAGGCGGCGGCGCGCGGGCTGGGCGCCGCCAAGGGCCGTACCGGCGTGCTGACCGGCGGCCGGCTGACCGTCGAGGACGCGTACGCCTACGCCAAGTTCGCGCGGATCGCCCTGGACACCAACGACATCGACTTCCGGGCCCGCGCGCACAGCGCCGAGGAGGCCGACTTCCTGGCGGCTCGGGTCGCCGGACGGGGCCGCGACCTGGACGACGACGGGTCCGGGGTCACGTACGAGGTCCTGGAAAAGGCATCCGCCGTCCTCCTCGCCGGTATCGAGGCGGAGGAAGAGGCGCCCGGCGTCTTCCTGCGGCTGCGCAAGGCCCACCGCAAGCGCGGCCAGCGCACCTTCGGGCTCGCGCCGTACGCGACGCGCGGCCTGGTCAAGGCGGGCGGCACGCTGCTGCCCGCCGCGCCCGGCACGGAGACGGAGTGGCTGGACGCGCTGGCCGGCGGCGTCGGACTGGAAGGTGCGGGGCGGACTGCGGCCGAGGCGCTGCGCGGCGCCGGTTCGGTGATCGTCGTTGGCGAGCGGCTGGCCGCGGTCCCGGGCGCGCTGACAGCGGCCGTACGGGCGGCCACCGCGACCGGCGCCCGGCTGGTGTGGATTCCCCGGCGGGCCGGGGAGCGCGGCGCCGTCGAGGCGGGCGCGCTGCCCGG
Proteins encoded in this region:
- a CDS encoding C40 family peptidase, translating into MSPNAVIPSHRKPRRSASSRALRAGVTGGIITLAVTGASMPAGAAEKPVSETQEMPTITSALATSLAKSADTAQQMALDYERQAAQDTAAAEATEAATKAKEEADKKAAAEKKAEEARKAEEKKKAEQQQQRASRSSERTSLRSLAATSDDAPVTGATGSTSSLVGFLRAQLGKSYVLGASGPSAYDCSSLVQAAYRTIGIDLPRTSQPQSTAGTQVGLDNLQVGDILYWGSAGSAYHVGVYVGNGNFIGAQNSSTGIVERPLSYSQPTGAVRVL
- the nuoE gene encoding NADH-quinone oxidoreductase subunit NuoE produces the protein MPQLPAPDYPAEVRARLEADAKEVIARYPGSRSALLPLLHLVQAEEGHVTRTGVRFCAEMLDLTTAEVTAVATFYSMYRRGPGGDYQVGVCTNTLCAVMGGDAIFETLQKHLGVGNGGTTEDGKVTLEHIECNAACDFAPVVMVNWEFFDNQTPDSAKRLVDDLRAGRAVAPTRGAPLCTYKETARILAGFPDQRPGAVEATGGAGPASLVGLRLAKGEAVPGAGQAADHVVPQRGADPTEAEGEHAGRAPGEAPATHPSSHDAPRDTSASDPSHPAGPTAEEGE
- a CDS encoding NuoB/complex I 20 kDa subunit family protein, producing the protein MGLEEKLPSGFLLSTVEQAAGWVRKSSVFPATFGLACCAIEMMTTGAGRYDLARFGMEVFRGSPRQADLMIVAGRVSQKMAPVLRQVYDQMPNPKWVISMGVCASSGGMFNNYAIVQGVDHIVPVDIYLPGCPPRPEMLMDAILKLHQKIQGTKLGVNQQQAAREAEEAALKALPTIEMKGLLR
- a CDS encoding NADH-quinone oxidoreductase subunit D, producing MSTSHATPRETTEGTVYTVTGGDWDEIAAAAARADDERIVVNMGPQHPSTHGVLRLILEIDGETVTEARCGIGYLHTGIEKNLEFRTWTQGTTFVTRMDYLTPFFNETAYCLAVEKLLGITDDIPDRASVIRVMLMELNRLSSHLVAIATGGMELGATTIMIYGFRDRELILDIYELITGLRMNHAYIRPGGLAQDLPPGAVDQVREFVKKMRKNLGEYDKLATGNPVFKGRMQDIGYLDLAGCLATGATGPVLRSAGLPHDLRKTQPYCGYEHYDFEVPTADTCDSYGRFLIRLEEMRQSLRIVEQCLDRLAPGPVMVADKKIAWPAQLAMGPDGLGNSLDHIKKIMGTSMEALIHHFKLVTEGFRVPPGQAYAAVESPKGELGVHAVSDGGTRPYRVHFRDPSFTNLQAMAAMCEGGQVADVIVAVASIDPVMGGVDR
- a CDS encoding NADH-quinone oxidoreductase subunit A, which encodes MNAYAPILVLGALGAGFAIFSVVMATLVGPKRYNRAKLEAYECGIEPTPQPAGGGRFPIKYYLTAMLFIIFDIEIVFLYPWAVTFDALGLFGLVEMLLFALTVFVAYAYVWRRGGLEWD
- a CDS encoding NADH-quinone oxidoreductase subunit C, with protein sequence MNAQNLPGQRGDHGEVIGTRRGMFGASGGGDTSGYGGLVRSVRMPGATRRPYGGWFDEVADELEGALDEQGLIPENVIEKTVVDRGELTFHIEREYLPAVAKTLRDDPALRFELCTGVSGVHFPEDKGRELHAVYHLRSITHNRLIRLEVSAPDADPHVPSLVGVYPTNDWHEREAYDFFGLIFDGHPALTRIMMPDDWQGFPQRKDYPLGGIPVEYKGAQIPAPDQRRSYT
- a CDS encoding DUF418 domain-containing protein, producing MPLLDVLRGVAILGTLMTNVWIFAAPGAEWGVLNGNVTSASFGGSWAGTVEGVFRFLADGKFLSMLTILFGVGLAIQFGSAAKRGRPWPGRYKGRALFLFVEGTVHFVLVFAWDVLMGYAVVALLVAWQLTRTARTQRVLMWVAGGVHGLMLGLLTLAAVAGRGSNADAGSAPISGINPRVVDLYANGSYLDQIAFRLQNAIALRLEPVISFALLVLLFHLGVRLYRAGAFRPDAHGRRIRRRMCGWGLGLGIPLNVAAVAAGPGLAMVARYGAAPVVAVGYIGLIGLIVDRVRRPGPLTAGLTAVGRTALSCYVLQNVLCVLACYGLGLGLAARWADHGPWWVLGLWATVCAVLVSGAGLWLRRFEHGPLESVQKRLLRS